The DNA segment GTCGGTGATTCGCTGGCTTTAGGCCCGGGCAATGTGAGAGTCAGGACCGTAGCTGCCCGACTTTACGCGACCTGCCCGGCTGCTACCGCCGATCTGCGGGCACGGAGCCTGGGCTATGCGCGCGACCTTTACCGGGAGATGCCCGGCGCCGATATGGCGGTAACGCTGGCTATGGCCCTGGCGGCCAACGGCGAATTCGCCGAGGCGGAGGAATATCAGGCCGAGGCCATGTTCGAGGCGATACGGGACCAGGATGCCGATGGGCAGGTTATGTTGTATGGCGATATGCAACGATATCAACAGAAAAAACGAGCGCTCAAAACATGGCCGGATGGGGCGGAGATATTTCTGCCGCCCAGGAATCTCCGGGCACTGCGCGCGGCGGACGGTAGTCTCGCCACGGCTGGGCAGCAATAGCGACCGGCGCAGGGGAAACTGCGCCGACGGGAGACAGCGATGGGATTCAAAACAGATCAGGACGTCGAGAAATTTGCCGAATGGCTGAAGGAACAGATTCAGGGCATGAATCGTCATGTATACACCAGCGGACTGATTTCCACGGAGGCGACCGGCCTGTGCATCTGGGCGGTGCCGCATCTCGTGTTTCTCGGCCAGATCTGGCCAAAGGAAGACCGCTCAAAGAAATACTGGGTTATTTCGGGCCTGGATCTGCCGACCGACCATATTGACGAAAGCTTGGCCGCGACCCCACGCGAGGCTGCACGCCACTTTTCGATGAAGTGGCAGTTGCAAAGTTCCAAGGTTGCGGACTTGGGCGAGCAAGGCGATGGCGATGACGGCTCCCCGGCCGCTACGGACTGGCGGCAAATCGCCGGTAGCCTGCAATCGAATGCCGAAGCGCTTTATACGCTGGTCGAGCGCGACGAGCTGTGGGATGCTGAAAAAGGATCTGTGGAAAATGTGCTGGCCGCCATTGGACTGCAAGGGGCCGACGACACAGTGCAATAAGGGGTTTGCTGTCCTTACTTGACCCGGGTGACGCGCACCGACTTGTTGGTGCCTTCGACCTTGAGTAGATAGCTGTTGAAAGATTTTCGACTGATGGTTGCCACCGGGTGGCTGGAACCGCGCCAGGACAATGTGGAATTGACGTCTTTCTGCAGCCAGACCTGGCCATTTTCCAGCCGGAAAACAGTCTTTCCATCCCAACCGTCGAAATCGCTGATGATGCGGCTGCTTATCTGTTTGATGCCTTTGGCAGCAGCCTGGTTTTCCAGGCCAAAA comes from the Pseudomonadota bacterium genome and includes:
- a CDS encoding DUF4826 family protein; the protein is MGFKTDQDVEKFAEWLKEQIQGMNRHVYTSGLISTEATGLCIWAVPHLVFLGQIWPKEDRSKKYWVISGLDLPTDHIDESLAATPREAARHFSMKWQLQSSKVADLGEQGDGDDGSPAATDWRQIAGSLQSNAEALYTLVERDELWDAEKGSVENVLAAIGLQGADDTVQ